In Nostocoides sp. HKS02, the DNA window GCGCGCGATGATCTTCCCTGTCAAGCGGCTCGCCGACCTCGGGTTCACCATCGTCGCCACCTCCGGCACGGCAGATGTGTTGCGCCGCAACGGCATTCCGTCCGAGGTCGTCCACAAGCACAGCGAGCGGGAAGTCGGCGAGCAGAGCATCGTCGACCTCATCCTCGCCGGCGACGTGGCCATGGTGGTCAACACGCCATCGGGCTCGAACGCGCGGGCCGACGGGTACGCCATCCGCGCCGCGACCACCTCGATGGACCGCCCGATCATCACCACGGTGCAGGAGCTGGCGGCCGCGGTGCAGGGGATCGAGGCGCAGCTGCGGGGCGAGTTCACCGTGAAGTCCCTGCAGGAGCACTCCCGCGATCTCGACCTCTACGGCGTGGGTGGGCGCGCATGATCCCCGCACCGAGCAGCGCCGCACCCACCACGGCCCCCGCGCCCGGCTCGTCGGGTGTCCTCCAGGTGACGGGCGAGCTCATCGCCTCGCGCCGGGCCGGCGCCTACCACCACCTCACCTTCGTGGCACCGGGCTTGGCCGAGCTCGCTCGCCCGGGCCAGTTCGTCGCGCTGGCGGTCGGTGGGGAGGCCGGCGGCACGCTCCTGCGCCGGTGCTTCTCCATCCACAAGGTCAGCCCGTCAGGGACCTATGGCGGCACCGTCGACGTCGTCATCTCGCCGGTCGGGCCGGGCACCCGGTGGCTGAGTGACCTGCGCGCGCACGACGAGGTCGACATCGTGGGTCCCCTCGGTCGCCCCTTCCCGCTGCCGACCGAACCCGTTCCCTGCGTGCTCGTCGGTGGTGGCTACGGCAGTGCCCCGCTCTTCTGGCTCGCCGAGACGCTGCGCGAGCGCGGCTGCCACGTCGAGCTTCTGCTCGGGGCCGCGACCGAGCAGAAGCTCTTCGGCGTGGTGGAGGCCCGCCGCAGCGCCGACGGCGTCACCGTCACCACCGACGACGGTTCGATGGGCACCAAGGGCTGGGTGTCCGATGTCCTCCCCGCGGTCATCCGCCGCACCGGGGCCGCGGTCGTCTACGGCTGTGGCCCGATGGGCATGCTCCAGTCGGTGAGCCAGGTGGCCACGGACGAAGGCGCTGTCGCCCAGGTGGCGGTCGAGGAGTCGATGGCCTGCGGGGTCGGCGTGTGCATGACGTGCGTGCTGCCCGTGAAGGGCAACGACGGCCTCACGCGCATGGTGCGGTCCTGCGTCGAGGGCCCGGTGTTCCGTGGCGACCGGGTGCGCTGGGAGGCCTTCGCCGACGGGGTATGCCGCGTGCCCGCGGACGCGGTCGGGGCGCCCCGGGGCGGAGGTCACTGATGGGCCTGTTCACGAGCACCCGGCATACCGATCCGCCGCCGGACGCGCCCACCGAGGGCGGCACGGCTTCAGCGGCGAGCGCGCCGGTGGACATGTCGGTCACCCTGGCCGGGGTCACCCTGCCCAGCCCGATGATGACCGCCAGCGGGTGCGCCGCGAACGGCCAGGAGCTGGCGCGGTTCTTCGACCTGCGCGAGCTCGGTGCCTTCGTCACCAAGTCGGTCATGGCCGAGCCGCGCTCTGGCCGGGGGACGCCGCGCATGGCTGAGACGCCGTCCGGCATGCTCAACTCGATCGGTCTCCAGGGACCCGGCATCCACGCCTTCGTGGACAAGGACCTCGCCTGGCTCAAGGCCCAAGGGGCCCGCGCACTCGTCTCCATCGCCGGGAACACGAGCGGGGAGTTCGCCGACGTGGCGGGCATACTGCGCGCCAGCCCGGCGTTCGACGCGGTCGTCGGGGTCGAGGTCAACATCTCCTGCCCCAACGTCGCCAACCGCGGGCTGGTCTTCGCCTGCGACCCCATGGCCAGCGCGAAGGTCATCGCCCTGGTCCGTGAGCAGCTGCCTCGGGACGTGCCGATCTTTGCCAAGCTGACGCCCGACGTGACCGACATCGTCAGCGTCGCGCAGGCGTCGGTGAAGGCCGGGGCCGACGGGCTCACCATGATCAACACGTTGCTGGGCATGGTGATCGACACGGACCGGCTGCGGCCGCAGGTTGCCGGGGTGACCGGTGGGCTGTCCGGACCCGCGGTGCGCCCGGTGGCCGTCCGGGCCATCTGGCAGACCCGCGCCGCGATGCGCGAGGGTCGGCTCCCGACGGTGCCGATCATCGGCGTCGGGGGAGTGCGCACCGGGCGCGACGCACTCGAGCTCGTGGCGGCTGGCGCGAGTGCGGTGCAGGTTGGCACGGCGACCTTCAACGATCCCGGCGCACCCGTCCGAGTCGGGCGCGAGCTGCGTGACCTGTTGCGGGACAAGGGTTTCGAGCGGTTCACCGACGCGGTGGGCGTGGCACACGAGAGGATGGCATGACGGTGGGCGAGGCGATGGGTGCGACGTTCGGTCAGCGGTTGAGGACTGCCGTCGACACCTATGGGCCGCTGTGCGCCGGCATCGACCCGCACCGGGCCCTGGTCGAGTCGTGGGGTCTGGGCTACGACCTCGACGGGCTCGCCGCGTTCACGGACGCCTGTGTCGAGGCGTTCGCCGGCCACGTCGCCCTGGTCAAGCCGCAGTCGGCCTTCTTCGAGGTGTTCGGGTCGCGGGGGCTGGCCGTCCTCGAGGGCGCCATCCGGGCGCTCCGCGAGGCGGGCACCCTCGTGCTGCTCGATGGCAAGCGCGGTGACATCGGCTCGACGATGGCGGCGTATGCCGAGGCCTACCTCGGTACCGAGGCGGTGGCGCCGGTGGATGCCATCACGGCCAGCCCCTACCTCGGCTTCGAGGCGCTGCGCCCCGCCCTCGACCTGGCGGCCCGGACCGGTCGGGGCGTCTTCGTCCTCGGCCTCACCTCCAACCCGGAGGGCCGGTCGGTCCAGCACGCCCGGCTGCGCGAGGTGAGCGTGGCGGAGACCATGGTCGTCGGGGCTGCCCGCGAGAACGCGGAAGCCCGCGGGCTCGGGGTGCTCGGCAGCATCGGGCTCGTCGTGGGTGCCACCGTGGGGTCGGCCGTGCAGGAGCTCGAGCTCGACCTGGCGGGTGCGAACGCCCCGTTGCTCGCCCCGGGGGTCGGTGCGCAGGGCGGGACGAGCGACGACCTGCGCCAGGTGTTCGGTGACGCGTTGCCCAACGTCCTCCCGGCGAGCAGCCGCGAGGTGCTCAGCGCGGGGCCGGACGTCGGCGGCCTGCGGGACCGCGCCATGCGCACCAGCGAGGCCATGGCTGCGATCATGCGCTGACCGACAAATCGGTCATTTCGGACTCGCCGGGGCAGGACGGCAACCTCGGAGAGAATCACCTCGGTTCGGTTGCTACAGTCCAGTGTCAAGGGTTCAGTTCCCTGCACACAGTCAGTCCGCGCGATGACGAGCGACCCCACAAGGAGTAATGCCGTGGCCCTCCCCCCGTTGACCCCGGAGCAGCGAGCCGCGGCCCTGGAGAAGGCCGCCGTCGCCCGCCGTGAGCGTGCCGCGGTCAAGAACCGCCTCAAGTACGCCCAGGGCTCCCTCAAGGACGTCATCGTCGACGGCAAGGAGAACGAGGTCGTCGGCAAGATGAAGGTGTCCGCCCTGCTGGAGTCCATGCCCGGCGTGGGCCGGGTCCGAGCGCGCCAGATCATGGAAGAGGTCGGCATCTCCGAGAGCCGCCGCGTGCGGGGCCTCGGCGCCAACCAGATCTCGGCGCTGCTCACCCGCTTCGACGAGGCGTGAGCCAGCAGCCCTCCGAGGCGTTGGACCGGCCACACCGGCTCGTCGTCCTCGCCGGCCCCACCGCGGTCGGCAAGG includes these proteins:
- a CDS encoding dihydroorotate dehydrogenase electron transfer subunit; the protein is MIPAPSSAAPTTAPAPGSSGVLQVTGELIASRRAGAYHHLTFVAPGLAELARPGQFVALAVGGEAGGTLLRRCFSIHKVSPSGTYGGTVDVVISPVGPGTRWLSDLRAHDEVDIVGPLGRPFPLPTEPVPCVLVGGGYGSAPLFWLAETLRERGCHVELLLGAATEQKLFGVVEARRSADGVTVTTDDGSMGTKGWVSDVLPAVIRRTGAAVVYGCGPMGMLQSVSQVATDEGAVAQVAVEESMACGVGVCMTCVLPVKGNDGLTRMVRSCVEGPVFRGDRVRWEAFADGVCRVPADAVGAPRGGGH
- a CDS encoding dihydroorotate dehydrogenase; protein product: MGLFTSTRHTDPPPDAPTEGGTASAASAPVDMSVTLAGVTLPSPMMTASGCAANGQELARFFDLRELGAFVTKSVMAEPRSGRGTPRMAETPSGMLNSIGLQGPGIHAFVDKDLAWLKAQGARALVSIAGNTSGEFADVAGILRASPAFDAVVGVEVNISCPNVANRGLVFACDPMASAKVIALVREQLPRDVPIFAKLTPDVTDIVSVAQASVKAGADGLTMINTLLGMVIDTDRLRPQVAGVTGGLSGPAVRPVAVRAIWQTRAAMREGRLPTVPIIGVGGVRTGRDALELVAAGASAVQVGTATFNDPGAPVRVGRELRDLLRDKGFERFTDAVGVAHERMA
- the pyrF gene encoding orotidine-5'-phosphate decarboxylase, coding for MTVGEAMGATFGQRLRTAVDTYGPLCAGIDPHRALVESWGLGYDLDGLAAFTDACVEAFAGHVALVKPQSAFFEVFGSRGLAVLEGAIRALREAGTLVLLDGKRGDIGSTMAAYAEAYLGTEAVAPVDAITASPYLGFEALRPALDLAARTGRGVFVLGLTSNPEGRSVQHARLREVSVAETMVVGAARENAEARGLGVLGSIGLVVGATVGSAVQELELDLAGANAPLLAPGVGAQGGTSDDLRQVFGDALPNVLPASSREVLSAGPDVGGLRDRAMRTSEAMAAIMR
- the mihF gene encoding integration host factor, actinobacterial type; the encoded protein is MALPPLTPEQRAAALEKAAVARRERAAVKNRLKYAQGSLKDVIVDGKENEVVGKMKVSALLESMPGVGRVRARQIMEEVGISESRRVRGLGANQISALLTRFDEA